A stretch of DNA from Besnoitia besnoiti strain Bb-Ger1 chromosome II, whole genome shotgun sequence:
CTCTACGAGGACGTTTacagcgacgccagcggcgccctGAAAATGCCCTTCTTCACCGTCCTCGGTGTCGAAGACTGGAGCGGAAACTACACCGCCGAGGCCCTCCGCACGCAGCTCACCTACGAGGTCACCAGCGACCAGCTCAAGGACGGTCAGCTGATGCCGGCCGATGCTCAGGAGGCTGCGACAGCTGTCAAGACCGGCTACCCCAAGTGGACGCTTCCCAACTGGTGGTACCACACCCTGATGCACTTCCAGGCCTCCACCGGTAAGCCAAACATAAGTCTGCGTCCTCGTAGACCCTCACCTTGCGAAACCCGACGCACGGATCATCGACGCAGCCGCATAGTCCTCACCTTCGCATATGAAGACACACAGCCCTAGAACGCACCAAGACACCCCTTCCAAACTATGCAACTTGCTTCGCGTCGCACTTCTGTCCGTCTGCCCTGAATTTCTtctatatatatccatacatacatacgtgcCCCTGTTAGTATTCCAGTCTCATTCCTGAATTCGCTTCTCCGTTGCTGGTCTGGTTCTTTTCATGTGCAAATTTTGTCTGTCTGTCCTTTGCTGGTGTTCGCAGGAAGCGCATTCATCAACTCTGGTCACAAGGACATGAGCGTCGGCATGATCTTCATCGACACGTGGGTGCTGTCCTCTTCGTTCCCCTTCTCGAACGTgactgcgcgcgcgtgggcggATTTGGAGAAGACCCTGGAGATCGCCCCGAAGATCCTCGACTACATCATCGTCGTTGCCGATCGCCCCGTCTACTCGAGCGGCGCGTCAAAGGGCGACTCGATGCTTCAGTACTACCTCCAGCCTCTCCTCAAGAAGGCGAACGTAGACGCGTACATCTCCGGTTACGACTACAGCCTGGAAGTCATCTCTGTAAGTCCAGCGTTCACGGCTTTCTCTTCCACTTCCTCAGAATGCCTCACTTTTCTTGCCATGTCTCAagttcctcggcgtcgtgtGTATGGGTCACGGAGCTTGCCTTGGcagaagcgaggcggcgacccgcCCTCCGGtgtccgcgaggcgcttgagTATCATCCGGCGCCTTTTGTTGTGTTCTGCCCGCTCTCAGGACGAGAACATCAGCCACGtgagctgcggcgctggtgcggctgcggcgggcgcgtcgatCGTCAAGCACTCGAACAGCCTGTTCTACGCGGGCGAGCCCGGTTTCTGCCTCTTTGAGTTGACGGCTGAGGGCCTCGTGACGCGCATCGTGAGCGGGACCAGCGGCGAGACGCTCTTCTCGCACACGCAAAAGCTGAAGACTCGTCCCGAGCGCAAGTCGATCGACGCCTTCAACCTGGTCAGCCAGCTGCCCGAGGTCCGCTACTGGCCAATCCCCGAAATGGGCAAGATGCCTGGTCGCGACGTGTTTGTCCGCATCGTCGGCACGATCGGCCTCTGCATCGCcaccttcttcctctcgctcacCCTCGCCAGCGCGGTCTCTCGCTACACGAAATAAGCGATCTCTCCCTTCCACGCTCATCCAGCagggcccgccgccgcaggccagACTCGACACACGCGAGCAGTCAACCTTTGTCTGCAGCAGGAAGCACCGGGCTGTTGGCGCCAAGCTCTTCTTCGGGAAAAGGAGGAAACGAACGTCTGAAAATGAAAGCGCGAATCACGCGTGCCACGCTTGGaacaacacacacacagcgaCAAAGTGGGGACGCCGGTCTCCATTCTGGGTGCCAACGCGTGTAGAGGCCTCCCGCACCCATGCATTCTTGTCGCGGTGCCTCGACAGCCGTCTGCAGATTCGTGTGCCTGTCCCTGCATCTGGATAGGAGGACGtggacgcgggcgcagcgctcACGAGAAAACGGCTTTCGCTGTTTGTGTGAGACCTTTAGTTTGTCGAGGTCTGTTCCACCTCTTCCTGCACCCGCTCCAGCGCCATAGCCAGCGTCAGCTCCCGACCAGGTTTTCAtgtggaggcgccgccgtggaTTCCGAGTGAAGCCTCGCCTGGCAGAGtgcggcgcgcatgcgcgtgtggAGCAGAGGTGCGGAGAGAACACGTGCGTGCCTGTATGAGACAGGACAACCTCGTCTCTTGGGGAGATTTGCTTTTGTGGTTTTCTTGCGAGTTTTTTAGTTTTATGATTTTTTCGAAAGAGAGCACATACGAGGGATCGCTGGCCTTCTCTTGTCTCCTCTTGTTTTCCTTGTACCTGCTTTTCGCTCTCGCTTGAGAATTCGGACGCCTCGTGAGAGAGAAGCCCTCAAGCTGGTGTGTGTCAGTTTTTTGTTCCCCAGCGTCTGTCCTGGTCTTTCTTCGCGTTTGTCGGCTTATTTCTCAAACTTACCTCGTCCCTTCCATGCGCCTAAGCACTTGATACATATACTCAGGCACATATTGCTCTGAGGTCACCGTTACCCCGGACCTCACATACACGCAGCGTCTACCCTGCGCAGGCTAGACTGGGTTACTAGAACGTCGTTGGGAAGTCTGAGCACCGAGCGCAAGACGCGAGCGTTTCCGAGATGGAGTCCTGTGACGGTCGAATGCGGCAGCCTCATAATTCCACAGCGGCCACTGTGCCTAGGCACGGCTCCACAGGCATTCCAGAGGGACGGTGGGCTTAGCTGAGACTTCCGCCACGGCAGAGCCCATTTGGTGTAGTTGCAGAATCCCCGGAACGCACGCAGCAAAGTTGTGTTAGTCTGTGGCTTGCATTGACGCGGCCGAGTGTTCGTGCCCTCGTCCCCCTCTCGGAAGTTCTCCAGACGCTCGCGAGCCTTTCGTTGCTTTAGGTAACACCAGCTCCCACGCGGAGGAAAAGACTGTTGATTCTTCGTGATCGCGCCTTCTTTTCACTGATGGGGTAACTCAGTTGAGGTGTTTATCCGTTTTAGCGAGACATGAGGATCTGTGTAGGGTGCGCGGCTATGGGCGTGACTAGTGTCTTGATAGCGAAACAGGAGCAGAGATGTGACACCGACAACGACAGGATGCTGTTCCCCTAGTATTCACAGGACCACTACCTGGCACTTGTATGTGGCGCTTTTCGCTGTTCGACTAAAGCGTGAAACGTGTCGAGGCGCGGCTCGATTGACTGCGTTTCCTTTAGCACGGAATCTGCAGATCCCACCTTCCAGTCTTGGAACTCAGAATCGCTGCCGCACCCAAGTTCTCTCGGGCTCGTTGTCACTTCTGGTGTCTAGCAGGCATCCTCCTCGCAGATGAGATACCGGTAGTGATCAAACGCAGCGAACAGGAAGACGAGCACGTGCCTATCTCGTTTGCGGCCCTATGTGCACAATTGCTAGTGTAGAAAAACTGTGGAACTACGCCATCCACCGCCAGCGGTCAgtctccctccgccctcGAGAATGATGAACAATCGAATCGAAAACTGGTGCGGTCTCAAGACTCCTCGTACTCTAAAAGTTGGCTTTGAGGAAGCAGAAGTAACACCACCATCAGAGCTCGAGTACGAAGATCTTCCTCAGTGCCCAGTGGGACAAAGAGTGTGAGCGAGAGTTTGGCAAGCCCTGAAATATACTTGAGTCCTTGAGGCGACAGGAGCTCGTTGTGTTCGTTTGTATCTGTCGCTTGTGCGTTTCTCCTCTTGCTCAGCGTCTTGCCACAGGTTCAACGGTTCAATTCTGTCACGTTGTTTTACTGATGTCTCTGTattttcgccttctccctcgtttGCTCTCTCCCGCGACACCCCTCCCTCGCGAACGAGCTCTCTGTCCTTCGAGGGAACAGCCAAAAAGATTGACAGGAAGCGCA
This window harbors:
- a CDS encoding acid phosphatase GAP50 (encoded by transcript BESB_040000), whose amino-acid sequence is MARVASSPAAAVSRRATALTSVFSFAVLLGFLAIPAPVAAQLKFVGLGNWGYGTSGQQTVAETLKKVAAAEHISFITSPGSNFVGGISGANDTKWQTLYEDVYSDASGALKMPFFTVLGVEDWSGNYTAEALRTQLTYEVTSDQLKDGQLMPADAQEAATAVKTGYPKWTLPNWWYHTLMHFQASTGSAFINSGHKDMSVGMIFIDTWVLSSSFPFSNVTARAWADLEKTLEIAPKILDYIIVVADRPVYSSGASKGDSMLQYYLQPLLKKANVDAYISGYDYSLEVISDENISHVSCGAGAAAAGASIVKHSNSLFYAGEPGFCLFELTAEGLVTRIVSGTSGETLFSHTQKLKTRPERKSIDAFNLVSQLPEVRYWPIPEMGKMPGRDVFVRIVGTIGLCIATFFLSLTLASAVSRYTK